Proteins from a genomic interval of Salmo salar chromosome ssa14, Ssal_v3.1, whole genome shotgun sequence:
- the LOC106570123 gene encoding chromosomal protein D1, whose translation MKEGATMSEEGATVSEEGETVSEEGATVSDKGATVSEKGQIIASDTGSDEELGEALSNGNPIPPKRGKGRPKGSGSKTPKILRVLDKRPRGRPCKLVDPNAVSAEPTAPLKHGRPQNVKQTKKMGRPRKNPLPTEEEEERKKLKSQPKGSRVWKPLGTAPLKHGRPQNVKPKKKMGRPKKNPLSTEEEEERKKLKSQPKGSRVWKPLGRPRIHPYMDPPATSAEPRARGRPRKATMGRGAHLRKNPPPTSKVSKPPVIDGSPQKRGRPLGSVQANKAKRAAEKHRSNSAPPAKQGCTVSPIVKLYRCTNGKANVLDEAAFQAQRRRGRRTSVKVDYTTCDSEKEENEDAERDEDEDLCPI comes from the coding sequence ATGAAAGAAGGGGCAACAATGTCTGAAGAAGGGGCAACAGTGTCTGAAGAAGGGGAAACAGTGTCTGAAGAAGGGGCAACAGTGTCGGATAAAGGGGCAACAGTGTCGGAAAAAGGACAGATAATTGCCTCTGATACTGGTAGTGATGAGGAGTTAGGTGAAGCCTTGTCTAATGGCAACCCCATACCACCTAAGAGGGGAAAGGGAAGGCCCAAAGGATCAGGCTCTAAGACACCCAAGATACTGAGGGTACTAGACAAGCGGCCACGGGGCAGGCCATGTAAACTGGTTGACCCTAATGCTGTTTCAGCAGAGCCAACTGCACCTCTGAAGCATGGCCGGCCCCAAAatgttaaacaaacaaaaaaaatgggTAGGCCGAGGAAGAACCCGCTACCAAccgaggaggaagaagagagaaagaaactgAAAAGCCAACCTAAGGGATCAAGAGTGTGGAAGCCTCTCGGAACTGCACCTCTGAAGCATGGCCGGCCCCAAAATGTTAAACCCAAAAAAAAAATGGGTAGGCCGAAGAAGAACCCGCTATCAAccgaggaggaagaagagagaaagaaactgAAAAGCCAACCTAAGGGATCAAGAGTGTGGAAGCCTCTCGGAAGGCCGCGCATCCACCCCTACATGGATCCCCCAGCCACCTCTGCTGAGCCACGGGCAAGAGGCCGTCCACGCAAGGCAACAATGGGGAGAGGTGCCCACTTACGGAAGAACCCACCTCCAACCTCTAAAGTTTCCAAGCCACCCGTTATAGATGGTTCCCCGCAAAAGAGGGGCCGCCCCTTAGGCTCCGTACAAGCAAACAAAGCCAAGAGAGCAGCAGAGAAGCATAGGTCCAATAGTGCACCCCCAGCCAAACAGGGGTGCACTGTTTCTCCAATAGTAAAGCTTTACCGCTGCACCAATGGTAAAGCAAATGTGTTAGATGAAGCTGCCTTCCAAGCCCAGAGGCGAAGAGGCAGGAGAACATCTGTGAAAGTTGATTATACAACTTGTGATTCAGAGAAGGAGGAAAATgaagatgcagagagagatgaggacgaAGACTTGTGTCCAATTTGA